The Chryseobacterium sp. G0186 genome includes the window CCTGTACTGTATTCAACACTCCCTGCTTTACAGATTGTCCTGTAGCTCCATAGATTTCATAGGAAACCAAAGGCTCTTTACTTTTAATATAAAGAACATCCTGTACCGGATTAGGATACAATTGAATCCCCGCCTGAGAAGCAGAAGTTTCTACTACTGACATTTGGCTGCAGGCTGACTTCGCATATTTTGTAAAAAAGGATTGGGATTTACCTCCTGTTACATTGACCGCCATCATGTCTACCCCATCATTGGAATCTGTAAACAACTGATCATGAAAATAACCACCCAATAGATAATTACCGTCCTTATCTACGGCAATGGCTGTAAACTCGTCCTGAATTTCAAAGTTGCTACGAATTTCCTCCACTCCTATTACCGCTCCGTTATCTTTATTAAGACGAACCAACAAGGGATCTGACAGGTCTCCGTTAGGACGTACCATAGAATAATTTCCCCAGACATCATTCCAGCTACCCTTGGCAAATCCCACTTCATTTCCGTTAAGGGCAATCATTCCTTTCATAAAACGATAACCGGTAAAGCTCGTTATCCCATCCGGGATTTTTGCCCATTTTACAACACCATCCGCAGTAAGTCTCATAACGAAGGGTACTTGTTCCTGGTAGTTGGGTAAAGGAAATGTATATTCTCCGAAGGAAGCTGCAGTGTCACCTGCAAAATAACGCCCTGAAATATAGATATCTGAAGACCCCGTATCTTTTATAAGAGAATGGATTTCATCATCCAAAATTGTAACACCAGTATTAAACTCTTTTCTCCATAGTTCAGCTCCTGTAGCTCCGTTAAAGGCTAATAAGTAAGCATCTTTTGTAAACGGGATATTATTATAGGAGAAATCTGCCAGAACATTGGTATAGTCTCCATACATTCGTTTTCCGGCTAAATAATAACGGTTTAGCCCTTCATCATACAGCAGATTTACCTTTCCATCTGCTATACCCACACTTAAATCTCCTGTGATAGGCAACAATAATGGGGTTGCCGGCGTCATATTTCCATTATCATAATTGAATTTAACCAGATAATACTGATAGGATGTAGTATAGGAAGCTGGTACAGTAATTTGTCCGTTTAGGTGAGTTCCCGCTTTAAAGCCTAAAATTGCATGAATATTTTTGGAAGAATCCATATACATCATCTGTGTAACAGTCTGACGCAAAGCTATAGTAACATCTCCCTGTAAAGGCTTGCTCCATGCCAGCTTGCCATCAGAAGTGTTAAACTTCAGCAGATGGCTGGTTTTATTTCCTGCCTCTATTGTATTTTGATCACTGGCAGTAATAAGAGGCATGGAATGAGTATCATCAAAATGTATAGGAACAGCATTAGGGTCACTCGCATTCGCCTGATTTATAAAATAACCCATAATATATAGTCCACCATTATTATCCACTTCTATGTTCCAGGCAAATTCATTGTATCCACTACCGCCTATGGTTCTTGACCACCTTATATTTCCCTGGCAATCAGTAGAAAAAAGAAGAAGATCACGGAGTCCATAGCTGGTCACGGGTACACCATTTAAGTTTTGTCCTTGTGCCCATGTACTTGCTAAATAATAGGTGTTATTATTGTTATCTACAGCAATATCCCGTATGGATTCATCATACAGATAATCAAAAAATGCAGAATTTGAACCAGTTTGACCTCCCGCTTGCTTTGCCCATTGCCATTGGTAATTCTGGCTAAAAGATAATACCGGAAGCATTAAAAATAATATCCATAATTTACTTTTAGATTGTATCATATAATTTCATTTAGTTATTACATATTATAAAAAGCAGTGCTCTCCGAAGAGAACACTGCCTGTTTAATAAGGTATTAATTTTTAATTAATTTGCCTTGTAATGAGGTGTCTCCCGTTTGTACAATGACAATATAAACACTCTGCATCCAGCTTGAAACATCTACATCTACCTCACCGGAAGATGCTTTCAGTTCTTTACGGAATTTGATATTGCCCATGGCATCAAAAACTGTAATCTGTTTTGCAAGCATTTTTTCATTGCCTGTATTATACGAGATTTTCACTTTTTCCTTTGCAGGATTTGGCATCATCTTCAGAGAAGAAGTAATCCCTACATTTCTTTCTGTTTTTACTACAGCAGGTCTGCCTATAACAGGAACCTGAGCAACAAATTTACAATCTTCCTTACCCATGAACAGAATATCATCAGCTCCTCCTGGGAAGTTTGCATTTGGATAGAAAGCCAATGGATTAGTATTCAGGTCATAAGTACCTCCTGCCGGAATTGTAATCATAGATGGTAGATAAGTTCCATATCCATTAAGACTGGAAACATTAAGAGTTATCGCTTGGTTACCACCATTGAATATGCTTCCGTGAACATTATAATGATCTCCATCCCATTTGAATGATACAATTTCAGCACTTAGTCTGCACTCTGTCTCTATTCCACATTCTTTACCTGGGAAATAGTTCATTGGTCCTGAAATAAATTGACATCCGATATGTCCTATCTGTAGATTATAAGTTCCGGATGCACCAAAATACAACGGATGGATCACATCATTACTTCCACTCTGGATAGGATTTCCGAAAAGTTGCCATTGATGAGAATCAAAAACTCCTTTTGGACCTAGAATGTAACGATCCTTACTTCTACACTCATCGTAACAACCTGTAGGGAATACCCACATTAAGCTTTCAATACTTAAAGGTACAGCTACCTGACCAGATACCTTACAGCCACTTGGTGCTGTATAAATCACTTCATATACTCCTCCCTCATTTACAATTATACTCTGTCCTGTCATACCATTGCTCCAGTTATAGTCTCCTACAGATGGTCCTGATGCTGATAACTTGATTTCATATGGTTGACAGTTTTGCTTAGTATAAGTTACAGTAGGCGATGCCGGTGGATTGCTAACTGTTACAGTAAAGCTTTTAGATGATGTACAACCTGTAGATCCTGCCGGACGTACTTCCAGGGTATAGGTATAAGTACCTGCTGACAATCCTGGTGTAGTATAGGCTATAGGATAAGGGTTTGAAGTCCATGGTACTAATATTGTAGAACCTATACTCCATTGATATTGCAATGTATTATCTGCCACAATACCATTCAATGTTACTGAACTTCCTGCACAGATCGCTGATTTGCCAGATATGTTAACATATGGTGCAGACTTCAACGTTACTACTGCCGCAAGATCACTCATGCTATAGTCTTTACATCCTTCTGCTGATACCAATACAGGCCAGTAACTTCCCGACTGAGTCGGAGTGAAAGACATTGTATTCGGTGCTCCTGGCACAGGTTGAGAACCATTCATCCAAATATAACTACTTGGGAATCCAAATAATGGATTGTGAGTAATCGTTGGAGCGCTTCCTATACAACCTGTAAAATTACTTGGGGTAATAGAACCTCCAAAGTTGGCTTTGATTACTGTAAGTGATCTGTTTGGAGAACTATAAATACATCCTTGAGGCGTTTTAATTTCCAGTCTTATGGTTTTTGGACCGGCAGAATTAAATGTAATATTACTAGGTGCCCCTGAAGCTACATACGCAGTATTATCAAAATACCATGTATATGTATTCGCCGGATCATATGATGGAGCAGTAAATGTAGTTACCTCTCCTGCACATACCCACGCCGGAACTAAAAAGTTTACGTTCGGGGTTGGCTTCAGTGTAATAGTCTGAGTTGTTGTACACGTTGGCAACTGTGGTTGTCCCGGTACAGACATTGTCATGGTAAAGGTATAAGTACCTGGCGCCAGATTATTGTAGGTAGCTGTCTGCCCATACTGAATTGGTTGCCCCGCTAAACTAAATGAGTACGAAATACTATTCGGATCTATGTTAAATATTGTAGATGTATTGTACAGAGTTAGATTATATCCGTTTCCGCTACAAGTCTGACTAATATTAAATTTAGGTTCGTAGTTCTTTTGTACTTCTAAACTTGCACTGTACCAGCAAGAACCATATCTAAGGCGTACAGAAACAATATGTGCTCCTGCAAGATTAGTCTGGAATACTGGTGTAGTTGTTCCTTGCCCGGAAATCAAAGTAAGCACACTGTCTGAAACCCATTGAATTTCATCCGGCGGAATATTAGTTGTAAATCCGCTTACACTAATTGTATTACATCCTGACCATTTCGGAATAAACTTAATTTTAGGAGGAGCGGTGCAACCCGTTCCTGTTCCACAAGACTGTATTACATTCACATTTTGTGAATAAACAATACAACCATTAATGTCCTTAGCTCTTACCTTGTATGTTCCAAATATAGGACCACCAGAAATCGTGTATGAATTGGTGTTAGCTCCCGGTATATCTATACCGTCATGCTGCCACTGCCATTCAACAATATTGGTAAGTCCCGTAGAACTGTTGGCCGTTAATTGATAAGAAAAGAACGTTGGATCACAAACGGCAATATTATACACCGGTGAAATGGTGATAATTGTTTCCGGAAGTATTTCAAAGGTTGCTATTCCCGTAGGTTTATAAATACATCCGTTAGTCCCTGTATAGGTTACTGTAACTGTTTGAGAAACATTACTTCCTGAATTATTCTGGATATACCCATTATTTGGGAAAGTATAAACTCCAGAGGCATTGAAGTTCGCTGGATGTGTAGTTCCATTAGCAAAAGTGAAAGTTACACCTGTTGCTGACGTAATTGTCCCCTGATTAACCGTAAAAGTAAGATCTGAGCCTAAACAAATTTTCCCAACATTCGTAAAGCTTACCACAGGAAGGGTTAGTTTTGTGATCGGAATGCTAAGTATTTTTGTAACTCCACATTTTACTATTTTCAAATTCAGAGAAGTAGTAGTTACTCCACCAGAAATTTCGTTCAAGTTTACAGTAAGATTACTGCTACCCTGTCCAGATGCAAAACTTCCGAAGTTAGGATGTCCAAAGCTCCATTCCATGAAGTCAGGAACAATACCGTTCAGGTTTGCGCTGAAGTTTTGTGTACTACTCGGACAGAAAGGTCCCGGATTCGGGTTAATCGTAATAGAATTAAGATCTATTATTTTGATTGTCTTTGATATTGGATTAGAAAGACAACCAGCTGGGCTTTCTGTTTTATAACGAACAGATACCGTATAAGATGGAGCTCCGGCATTAAATATAACCGTTGCAGAGTATCCGGTATTGCTTCCCTGGATAGTACCGTTGGTAACTTCCCATACAGGAATCAATCCTGCCGGAACAAACCCTAGCGTGTAAACATATGGTCTTCCGGAACATACAAGAGCATCTCCAACGATAGGTCCTGTAGGCGGTTTTGGAATTGATGTCGCCTTAATCAATCTTGGTTTACTTATACAGCCTCCTCCTTGCTTAACTGCAGTCACTACATATGACCCTACTGTTGGGAAGTCATAGGTAAAAGGTGCTGTTCCTCCAGGTTGTGGTACAGATAAAGCCACCCCGTTTAAAGTTACTGTCCAAACAACAGGTACATTAGGTGTCACTGTAAATGTCTGAAGTGTTCCTCTACAGATTTCATCTGTTCCTCCACTTATCACTACAGGCTCTTCTACAGTGATCGTTTTCATTCCCTCGCCACCACATGATAATAAAGTATTAGAATATTTGGCAGAAAGTGTATAAACACCCGGCTGTGATGCTTTGAAAAGAATCTCATTTCTTTGTTGGTTGTATGTCAATTGAGCATTTCCAGGCCCTGTTACATTCCAATCCACCTGAGTAGTTGGCCATTGAGGAACTGCATATTTGTACTGAATGTTAGCACATACTACAGGCTCTCCCTTGATTTCCACTTTCTTTAAAATTACCGGAATTTTAATGGTAGTCCACTCCGGACAAGAACAAGCGGATCTGTACATTACATATCCAAAACCATCATTAGGATCTACATGATCCCATTTTACTTCAATTTCATTACCATTGTGGCCTACAATTGTTCCACCAATGACATCCCATTCTCCTTTCTCACATCCATCCTGTACGTTATATTTTTCAACGCTACCCTCACATACTACAGAGGCACAGTTGATCTCAACAGGCGGAGCTTCCAGGATCTCAATATCTCTTTCAAAAGTGTTAGAACAACCGCACTTATTGGTTACCGTCAGTTTGATGTGTTTTACTCCAGCTGTGTTATAGGAGTGAGACGGTTCAAAGGCTGTAGAAGTTGTGTTATCTCCAAAATCCCAGAAATAATTGATAATATCAGCCCCTCCATTCTGTTGGGAAAGATTATCAAAATAGATTAAGGTGTTTTTACATGCAGTTTTTTCCAGATTCATTAATCTGAACTCAGCAATGGGTGAATTCATTTTTTCGATACACACTGTCTGAGTTTCACTGGTTCCATTATTAAATGTAATGACTGCCTGTACAGAACCTCCTCCTACACTTCCCCAAGTAATATAGGCTTCACTATTTCCGGCTCCGGATGTCCCTGCCACGGTTCCGCCAGAAGCAGTCCATTGTACATGGGAAATGTTTGTTCCGTTCGCTGTATATTTCACAGTACTTCCTTCACAAACACGGACACAATCGCCGGGTTTAATACTTGGAGCAGCAATGGCATTGTTATCCTCACCTTTTTCTCCTCGAAATTCTTGGCATCCGACTTGGGAATCCCATGTAATGTGGGTTAACGTTTGCGCTTGTAGTCCCCACGGTACTAAAAGCCAACACAGTAGTAGCCATCTAAAGATGTGCTGCCTACCAAAATAAATGGTGTTTTTCATGGTTATTAAAAATGTATTAATTTTCGTTCGGAAATTAATAAAAAAAATAACACAAAAATCATTTAATGGTGAAAAATATAACTAATTTACACACTAAACATCAACCATATACCCATTTTCGTGGTTATATGTTATTTCACCCACATTATAGTTATTGATAAAGATCAATTTATTTTCATTTTTAAAAAAAATAAGTGTAATTTTTATTACTTTTCCGATAGTTTTAAGAAAAATATTAACTAAAAAACAGCATAAACATGCCAAAATGAAATAATAAAATAAAAACATTATAAATTATTCATTAAAAATAAAGAACTAACAGAGTGTAATTCTGACAATAATTGTATTGAATAGAGAAACCGAGAAAAGGGTAAAAAAATAATTTCAACGATCAGTGTAACTGGTAAAAACAAATCATTGAAATATGTAGAATCCCAATTAAAAAAAAGATAACGAATTCAGAAAAAAATAGGTTAAGCACTCCTAAAACTCAGGAATAAGAAACCCAAATCACGGCAAGCAGCTTTATTTGAAAAACTTTTCCGAATAGGCATAGGTAAATCGGGAAACCTGGTATGGAAAAGCTTCGTATAAAGAATTTCCTTCGTTGAATGTGATCCCCGCTTCAAAGTCTTTCTTTGATTTCAGAAATAGAGTCTTCGCTTCTAGCCCTTTGTTTAGCTTATTCAATGACAAAGCCTTATAATACTCTGCATCAGCGAAATTCTTATAATGCTTAAGGGATATATCAAGATATTCTACTGCGTTTGAATAATTTCCTGTTTCATATTCTATGATTCCCAAATACAACATTTCATAAGGATTCACCACATTATACTTTCTCCCGAATAAAACTGCTTTTTCCATGTATTGCCTGGATAAGTCAAACTGATTCAATTGTAGACAGCATAAAGCCATCCAGAATCCATAAGGATGATCCATCACAGCTCCCGCCTCATTTTCTTTTGACAACTCCTTGAATTCATTCAAAGAACTCACATAATCTTTCTGAAAAAGACATTTTATAAATGCCCGATATTCTTTATAGTGATTGGTTTTATCAAGTTCCACAGCTTTATCCAAATACGTCATTCCCAATTCATATTTCTTCTGTTTGAACAAAGGCATTGCCTTTTGCTGCCAGAAAAAAGCCTCCTTGGGTAAAATAGCAAGGATAGAATCCAGATATTGCTGGTGCTGAACAGAAAAAATGGAAACCTTGGAATCTTCCTTTATCAGATTCAGAAAAACTTTCTTTTGTGCATCGTTCAAGTCCTTTGTCATGGTATTGCTTTGTGAAAACATAATGATTGGGAAACAAGCAAGCAAAAAGAGGATTCTCATATCGGATTTTTTTCGGCAAACTGCTGATAGGTAAAGTTATAAGGATGATCCTTGAAATCATAAGTCTCATAAACCTCCTTATATTTATTCTTCATTTCCAGCAATTTGTTTTTCATTTCTGTAAAAATAAACATTCCATATTCAAAAAATATATTTTCTTCTTTTCCAAATAAGTGTTCCAATAATAATAAATCATTCTGACACTTAAGGATGTATATGGAAATTCTTCCCAGCACCTCATGTTCCTGTCTGGGGTTTAGCTGTACATTGGAGTACAACTTATCCAGATTATCAAAAATAAAATAATAGGTAAACAGTGCGTGGAACACTACCTCCAGCGTTCTGGTTTCTACAACATTAATATTTTTACCTATTAATAATTCCTGCAAGGATGTTTCCTTATCAATTTTAAAGAAATTATCGTTCTCGAAGAGGATATTGGTTAAGATAACATGAGCAGACTGATGTGAGATATCATCAATAAAGAATATTTCGTCATAATCTTCCTGATAGGAATTATAAAAAGTAAGTCCGTGGGCATATTTATGGGAAAAAGAATTTTTATTCATAAAATCGGTATTGAAAACCACACACTTAAAAGCAAATTTTTCCAGCAGCTCAAAGCATTCGGGATTATATTTTTTTATTAATTGATACGCTTTTGCAAGATTTTCTCTTTGTTTCTGTGTTACCTTACTTATTTCTACAGGAACTACCTGAGCATCAGCATCTGTAAAAAGAGGTTCAAGGTATGGCAACGGATATTTCAGAAGTTCAATTTTTGTATCTTCTATATAATCAACCCCTTCAGAAACACATTCAATTTTATTACCGTTTAGAAATGCTTCATAATGAGGTTTTCTGATCGTAAGTTCCTCAGAAATACAATGGGTGGAAAACCACCCTTTTTGCGGAATATAAAACCTACCTTCAATATCTGTCTTCAGTTTTAAAACCTCCTTATCACAATAAGGAAATAAAACTGAGTCTAAATTCGTCAATTCGTCAACATTGAAATATGTAAATAAAAAGGGCTCTTTATAGATCAGATCATTTTCAAAATCAAGAACTTCAAAAATATTTTCATTTTCATTATACAGCAAAAACTTTATTGCTTCAAGCATTTTCTGATTTCCCTCTGTTGCTAATTTTTCTATTAATCCTACCATATTATATATTCTTTGCATGTTGATGTAAAACAAAGGACTGTAAAAACAGTCCTTGTTATTTAATTTTGTCCTTTCAATTCATCGTTAATTACGGCACGAATTTTATCTTCAAGTGTTGGACACCCATGGCAGTCATCTGGTCCTGCAAGCCCTCCTTTAATTGTTGATAAAACTTTTTTCCCATCCATAGACTCTGCTCTTTTCTTAAAGTCATCTAATGTTAATTTTTTCATTGTAATTGTTTTTAAAAAATTCCTACTCTATAAGCTTTTCGGTTTCCGCTAACAAAAATTGTTGGATCAAATATAGATGGGTAGGTAATTTCATCAAACAACAGTATATCTAAATTTATAAATTCAGACATAAAAGAATACAAACAAATCAAATAAAATACTAACAAACAACAACTTACAAAAACACAAAATAATATAACAGAATAGTAAGAATAAGAAAAAAATAAAAGAAAAAAACCAGAATCTATGAAAATATGATAAGTAATTTAACATAAAAAAACACTAAATACCTAGAAAACAGCATCAACACAGAACTTTAATCACGATTCACAATACCAATTTCATTTCCAGTATCTGCAGATAAATCTGAAATTATATCATTCATAATATAAAAAGACTTTATTTTGCAGCACAACATGGTAACAGCTACAATGACGAAATATTTTAAGGAAAGCATTATAACTTTAGTGGTAGTATTGTCACGGTTACCTTTTATTTTCAATAGCCTGGGTTCCGATTTAGATTCATGGAGGGAAGTTTACACAGGAAAAGTATGGCATGAAAGCCATATTTATAACGTTTCCCGCTTTCCCGGATATCCGTTTTCGGAATTTTTGTACTCCTTTATATATGATTACCCCTATTGGAGCATCAATTTACTAACTGTTCTTTTTACCGTGGGTTGCTGTATTTATTTCTTCAGGATTATGGAATTTCTTACAGTAAAATTTTCATTACTTATATCCATCGTACTTTCCTTTATACCGGTTATCTATATGAATAGTACGGTAGCAATGGAATACAATTGGTCCCTATTCTTTTTACTGGGCAGCGTATATTATACCCTGAATAAAAAACTTTGGATAGCTGCCTTATTTTTTGGATTGATGGTAAGCACCCGATTCAATAACATTATTTTCCTGCCAGCTTTTCTGTTTCTTGCCTATTCTTATACAGGAAGAGATCTTAAAAAGACTCTAAGATTTTTATTCACGTCCCTTCTCTTCGCATGTATTTTCTTTTTACCTGTTATTCTGAAATATGGACGCCATTTTATACAAAGTTCCGGAGCATCAGAAGTTTCTTTCCCTACTCTATTAAGTCTGGGTACACTACACATATATGGTGCTTTGGGAATAACTGCTCTACTTTTAACGTTCATCATTCAATTTTTCACCGATGGTTTTCAAAAAGCCAAAAACCTATGCAAAGATCACTTCACAATATTCTGTACGGCTATGATAGCATTCAATCTGATATTCTTCATAAAATTTCCATTGGAAGCAGGATATTTGATTCCCTCAATACCTTTTGTACTGATTCTTTTACAAAACCTATTGAATCATACATTGATAAAGGTAGTTTTGTACACATTGCTTTTATCTCCTTTCTTTATTCATATCAACACAAAGAAAGTTGATCTTAAAGGAATTGTATTTGTTAATGAAGACTATGAAGATCAGGAATTAGACTATTGCAAGAATCTTATCCGAAACATAGAAAAACTCTCCAAGGACAAACAAGAAATCTTTCATGTAGGAAATTACTCTGAACAGGTTTTATTAATGAGCAATTTTGATAAAGAAAAAAATATAAAAATTGTTAAAAAACTTACATCAAAAGACAAAGAGGAAATCATTCATAAAAAATATCCACTGTATTACATTAATACAGTAGATGGTACAATAGAAAACAACGAAACCCATATGCTTGAACATTATGGAAAATTATTTTACAAAGATTTTGAGTTAAATAAATAAGATAAATCTGAGGTTGATTTAAACTGATGTATAGCAAAAAAAGAATGTACTTTCTTTTTATTTCTATCCTCCTATTTCAATTGATTCTCCTTACAGAAAATGAAATATCTTATCTTTGTTTTTTCGAGGCTCATCATTAAAACTTTTATTCGAAAATATTCTACATGAAAAAAAATAGCTTTTTATTTTCTGCAAAAGGAATTCTTATTGCAGGGTTTCTATCTCTGAACACCATAATGTATGCTCAGAAAACAGCAGATATTTCAACGATTTCAGAAAAAACCTTAAGCAGTATTCTGGAAAAAAACAGAACGTATTATACACAAGGCAAAGTGGCAGACTACATTCCTGAATTGGGGAAAATGGATGCCAAGGCTATTGCTTTTTCTGTAGTAGATAAAAATGGTAAAATATTTAATTCCGGTGATGTTCACAAGAAATTTACGATGCAAAGTATTTCCAAGATCATTGCATTAATGGTGGCGGTGAATGAAAAAGGAGAAGCCAATGTCTTTAATAAAATGGGGTACTTTGGTTCCGACAGGCCTTTTAATCACTTTTCCAACCTTGAAACCACCGGAAAACCACTTAATCCAATGATGAATGCAGGAGCTATCCTTACCACTTCATTGATTTCCGGAGATGGAGAGAAACCTTTTCTTAAAATTCTGGATATGGTTCGCTATATCACCAAAAACCCTACAATTGATTACAGTAAGTCTGTGTATGAGTCAGAAAAATCTACCGGACACCGTAACCGCGGAATGTTCTATCTGATGAAAAACAACGGCCTTATTTCCGGAAATGAAGATCAGCTGGATAATTACTTCAAACAATGTTCTATTGAATTAACCGCTGAAGATTTAGCTAAGATCGGTTATTTCTTTGCCAATCAATGCGTCCGTTTTGATGGAGACACTACCTATAAAAATTTAGAAGTTGCCAAACTGATAGAATCGCAAATGCTCACAGCCGGAATGTATGAATTCAGTGGAGAATATTCCAGAACAGTTGGTTTACCAAGCAAATCAGGAGTTGGAGGCGGAATTACAGTAAGCGTACCTGGAAAAATAGGAATTGGCGTATTCAGTCCTGCTTTAGATCAACATGGAAACTCATTGGCAGGCTATCATATGATTTTAGATCTTGTAAAACTGTATAATCTGAGCATCTTTTAAGGGGAAACCATAATGAAAGATCTACTCCACTCTTACAAGGTATAGATAATCTTTTACTACCATTTTTTTATAATTTAAAGAGGCTGTCTCAAAAGGACAGTCTCTTTTTGTTTTTATGTTAACAAAAAGCTTTTTCAGTTGTTGTATTTAAAAAATTTTGAAAAAGGAAGATAGAAATTTAAAAAAGCAGTCTTTTTCAGGCTGCTTTTGCCATTTTCTTGAGATTATGGGCAATGGCAAGTATGCCGATTTCCAGCTCGGCCTTAATTTTTCCCCTAAGCAGGAAGCGTTTAAAATTTTTGTTGTGTTTGAGCTGGGCGAAAACAGGTTCAACATCGTGACATCGCTGTTTGCGTAGCCTGACGCCTTTTGGGGTATTAAGAAGTTTGAAAATCTTTTCCCTGATTTTTGCCAGTTTAGGATTATTCTGTGAAGTGGTTATCTGTCCTGACTTTTGGTCTTTTGTAAAGTAATTGTATTTTACATAAGCCTTTATTTTTCTATATTTCAATAAGTTATAGTTTTCTTCCGAGCCATATCCTGCATCCGCTTCAAGCTCTTTTGGAACTTTCTGATAGCTCTCTTCAAAACCCTGTAAATGAGATTCTAATGTTTTGGTATCGGTTGGGTTGGGATGTATGGAATAATGTAAAATAAATTGTCTGTTGGTGGAAATCTGCAGATTGTAAGCCGGTTTTAGCTGCCCGTTTTGCATATGATCATCCTTCATCCGCATAAATGTTGCATCGGTATCCGTCTTGGAATAAGAATTTCTGCTTCCTAATATTTCCTGTTGTTTCTTATATTTATCTAAATTGGCAGCCCAGTTTTTCTTGGCATAATTCAGCTTCTGACGGACTTTTGAAGGTGCTTTTTTATCTCTCAGAACCTCATTGATC containing:
- the glsA gene encoding glutaminase A, producing the protein MKKNSFLFSAKGILIAGFLSLNTIMYAQKTADISTISEKTLSSILEKNRTYYTQGKVADYIPELGKMDAKAIAFSVVDKNGKIFNSGDVHKKFTMQSISKIIALMVAVNEKGEANVFNKMGYFGSDRPFNHFSNLETTGKPLNPMMNAGAILTTSLISGDGEKPFLKILDMVRYITKNPTIDYSKSVYESEKSTGHRNRGMFYLMKNNGLISGNEDQLDNYFKQCSIELTAEDLAKIGYFFANQCVRFDGDTTYKNLEVAKLIESQMLTAGMYEFSGEYSRTVGLPSKSGVGGGITVSVPGKIGIGVFSPALDQHGNSLAGYHMILDLVKLYNLSIF
- a CDS encoding IS1182 family transposase, which gives rise to MLSTSKVVFKDYNPKENLLFPPNLSELIDEKHPVKIVSDIIDGLDIKSLVNTYKPGGTSCYHPKMLLKVLIYGYLSNIYSSRKIEQALKENIHFMWVSAMSRPDHNTINRFRSQRLKGEIKAIFTQIVLLLEKEGLVSLETTFVDGTKIEANANRYTFVWGKAIKKHKARISQQLEELWNYAEKVAKDELQDTENIDFKEVDSEKVTQTITKINEVLRDKKAPSKVRQKLNYAKKNWAANLDKYKKQQEILGSRNSYSKTDTDATFMRMKDDHMQNGQLKPAYNLQISTNRQFILHYSIHPNPTDTKTLESHLQGFEESYQKVPKELEADAGYGSEENYNLLKYRKIKAYVKYNYFTKDQKSGQITTSQNNPKLAKIREKIFKLLNTPKGVRLRKQRCHDVEPVFAQLKHNKNFKRFLLRGKIKAELEIGILAIAHNLKKMAKAA